ATTATTTTAGATTCTCGATGACTTTTCCAAGATCGTGGGAATCCTGTCAATTAAATATTTTGGAGGTCTATCATCAAGCAGATGGCAGGGCAAGGGAGGGTTACAGATATCTGAAGTCAGATGGGATTTCAGATGAAATCAATGTTGCATCCATCTGCCACAGAAGGAAAAGTAGGAACCCTTCTGTTCTACAAGTGCTTGACTAACCTGGGCCTGCAAGCTGTCCGCGAGCTGTTGCGTTCTGGTCTGGGACAGTGGAGGAAGCACTGTTGAGACATTGGACAGCAGCAGAAAAGGATTCTGAGTATCAGAGCAGGCAGGGCTGAGGGCCACGGTATTCTTCTCATCATCTGGTGGACAGAGACGTTCAGAGATTATTCTTCACTTATTCATTACATGGCTCTATACTAATACTTGATTCGGCCAAACGCAACACGCTGCGttcaaaatagttttgaataATTACCCCTAAACTGTATATTTCTCTTTTAACTGCAGTCTCCTCTCACTTAATATAAATTCAcctcaaaacagtatttcattTCTTAAATTATTTGGTGAGATGATTTATTAGAAGGACAACTCAGGGTGAGCTTACGCTATGCCTAGCTATGCCTACATCTGCGTCGCAGGTGCAAAAGTTAGCGAAAGCTAGAGATTATggcttataaagttttaaatatggatataatcttacaaaaatgcatcatttCGCTCCAGGAGGCCTTTATTAATCCTCTGGATTGAAAGTAGAAAGTCATAAACACCTAGGATGAATTGacagtgagtaaatcatggggtgattttcatttttgtggtgaactatcccttttaaaaaatgttacaaactgcaaacttttgaacggtatccCAGTATTCCAGTTCTAGTCTTGCGAAACACAAACCAAAATAACCATCGCATTTATTCAAGTGTTTGAAAATTCAACCTACCTGACACAAACCCCTCCCAATGCCTACGTACAAGCTCCTCCATCCAGCCAGTGAGCTCACGCCACACGTAATCAAACAGCAGATCAAGCACCGCCTCCCGGCGACAGCGATAAGGCGAGACAGGGGGAAGCCAGTGCCTCCGCCGTCTGTTCACATACTCACGTTCCAATTCCTCATCCCTAGATAAACACACATATTATTCATCTACAAAAACCACAGAAAAATACCAGATCAATTATATTTAACTACCATctgtcacacacaaactcacaggtCCCTGCAGTCGAAGGCTAGATACTCTTCTATCAGCCCCTCGGCTTCGATTACCCTGGGCAACTCTTGGTTACTACAGGGTGTGACACTCGGGTGGGTCACCTCCACAGAGGGCCGACACAAAACTGCCCTCCGACCCTGCACACAcaacctgccacacacacacagagagagagagaaaatagggTTTATAGAACACTAATGATTTCATACACATCCACAAACCCACAGATGACTCACTCATTAGTTTTCTCTTTGCTCTGGTCGCCACTGGAGGGGATGGGTGCATGAGCTGGTGTGGCGAACCACTGGAATCCTTCATCTGTGGGACAAACCAGCTGTGTTCCAAGGATCCTGTCACACACAAATGCCCCAAACAGGTTTAATAACCAGATACTGGGCTGCCCGTTAAAACTTACAATCACAATTATTTTGCTCAAAAATCCAATTCTTATTCTAGCTCGTGAAAGCATTTTTAATTAGAACAACCATTTTTAAGTTGAAGAAGTCTTATACCTTAACCACCTGAAAAAACGCAATAAAGACAAGATTCCTATCTTCCTCTTTGCCAGGTTAGAACTATTTGTTCAATTCTCATCTGATATTCACATGTATAGTGATTTGAGGAGATTATAATAATCCTGATTTCAAGGTAAGAGTTATGGTCAGAGACAGAAGAAAATGCAAACATGACCCAGGTAATTTCTGCTGCATCTGTGGGTGTTTTACTACATCCAAACAAAAGATTTACgaaaaaagcttatttatttatgaacTTGTGTTTATATAAAGTACTTTGATATTAATGGAGCATTTGAGCATATTTTTTCACTCCTTTGCCGATTGTAAGCTAAATGAAACttctgacattttaatgttttggttattttaataagtGCATTAAACTGATACATATATAATTTGAAACTTATCCTGTGAAAAAAACTGTACGTGATGgacattttttattgatatttttcaactcagcaccttttttttttgcaagtcagaatcattatttttatttattttttacgttgCAGTGCTATGATATCGATGCAATTATTAAATCACGAATGTTTTTACTTGagaaatttatttttagatttcagCAGAATTATTCATTTTCGAAGCTtatatttaaagcaaaatcagTAAAATTCCTAATACAAATTCCAATAATtccaaattatttaaaacaacaaaaattccTTTTATTGTAGCACAAAGTGCTTTTTTCAGCAAACGTTTACCAACAATACAGTTGAGACTTAATTTTGGATTTATTACAGTTTGTGACTGAAAAGGTTTCTTGGCAGATTCATTAGCAGCAAATAGCACACACAGCACCGTAAAGGACTGTATAGCACCTTCAAATGTCAAATGAAAATACGGATAAACAACTATCGGCAAATACTGCAGATAATTATATGCAATTAATCAAGAGATGCAGATGCATCTTGATCGTGATCAAAATATGATTAATCCTGCAGCACTAACCACAGACTATGAAGGCGTCACTGATGTTCACAGATCTGAGTGTGTCCATGTGTGTGAGTGCGTACCGTAGATGAGAGAATCGTGAAGCCCACTCCTGACACTCTTCCTGCAGGCCTTTGAGCTGTGTTTCACACTTCCTCTCGTACAACAGCTCTTCAATCTCTTCAAACATCTGCTGGACCTGCCTGGAGGCGGCTTTATCAAATTCCTAccgggaaaagagagagagagaaagaaagaaagaaagaaagagggaaaagtAAAAAGAAATGAATTTGAACTAGTCAGCAGCACATTTTGAACACGCTGTGTATCGTTAAAAACAAGAACGCATATTGTGTGAACGGTCCCTTAGAATTCGAGAAGACATCACTCACATCGTAGCCCCACGAAAAGACAGAGCTGTGCTCTGTAGAGATGCCAGTTCCTGTGTAACTATGGATACCAGACCAAGACTGAGCTGTGTCATCTGTGGTGAGTGTCTGACATCCTGATCCGACGGATGACGCAGAGGACTCCTCAGACctagaaagagaaggagagagagggagtgattATCTCATAAATTCAAATGTCAGATTGGAAAGAATTGCAAGAATCTACATATTATACTCAGTAATGAGACCCTGCCCCTTTGATATATACCTGTACAGACACACATTGTACCTGGAGCTCACCTGCTGGATGAGGACATGTCCTCCTGAAGATCATGCAGGAGTCTGGGATGtacactatcatcatctgcctccTCTGGAAGAGGATGCTGGTCCAGACAGCTGCGGGACAAACCACGACTACCAAAaccagcagagagagagaaagaggaagagcgTTCACTGCTTGAAGACAGAGCAACTTCTAAAATCTATATAataatcaatctatctatccatctatctacccaaaatctatctat
The sequence above is drawn from the Carassius carassius chromosome 31, fCarCar2.1, whole genome shotgun sequence genome and encodes:
- the LOC132111564 gene encoding protein FAM149B1-like, giving the protein MISRYNRRPGSHSLEIRGLSRSCLDQHPLPEEADDDSVHPRLLHDLQEDMSSSSRSEESSASSVGSGCQTLTTDDTAQSWSGIHSYTGTGISTEHSSVFSWGYDEFDKAASRQVQQMFEEIEELLYERKCETQLKGLQEECQEWASRFSHLRILGTQLVCPTDEGFQWFATPAHAPIPSSGDQSKEKTNELCVQGRRAVLCRPSVEVTHPSVTPCSNQELPRVIEAEGLIEEYLAFDCRDLDEELEREYVNRRRRHWLPPVSPYRCRREAVLDLLFDYVWRELTGWMEELVRRHWEGFVSDDEKNTVALSPACSDTQNPFLLLSNVSTVLPPLSQTRTQQLADSLQAQSSNSWGSKHKSRRKTKKQRKSSTTSRVPVGAAVAHHNLNDLIMIHGIPLQQRNLGTLDRITQDSEEKVSQRPGSSVVPTSKPRPRRALEQSTSSLTRPPQSAWRRNPPPRTLMPLTSSVTQPITTGSMEEVLRGTRLMTVGDRLASPPMHLSRNTLLPPIGTGDTEHTYSGQHSRLTQKQRGSSSRAHSAVTDESVRLQPRDKLHLLDVFSRPNTTHTFRSDTPYRRSFTGIDNIGQRRPGRASVGVDSLGIGVTGISLGISSSSFIGSFSHHPLGHFPNEHEEEPNAKAPPPVSVPAHPHNRGASTARSSRPGL